Proteins encoded in a region of the Flavobacteriaceae bacterium HL-DH10 genome:
- a CDS encoding DNA-directed RNA polymerase subunit alpha: MAVFNFQKPDKVIMIDSTDYEGKFEFRPLEPGYGLTVGNALRRVLLSSLEGFAITSVRIEGVDHEFSAIAGVVEDVTEIILNLKQARFKRQIEDIDNESISISISGQEQITAGDFQKFISGFQVLNTELVICNLDPKVNFNMEITIEKGRGYVPAEENKKASAPIGTIFTDSIYTPIKNVKYSIENYRVEQKTDYEKLVFEIITDGSITPQDALTEGAKTLIHHFMLFSDERITLEADEIAQTETYDEESLHMRQLLKTKLIDMDLSVRALNCLKAAEVDTLGDLVSFNKNDLMKFRNFGKKSLTELEELVNVKGLNFGMDLSKYKLDKD, translated from the coding sequence ATGGCAGTATTTAATTTTCAAAAGCCCGATAAGGTAATCATGATTGATTCTACCGATTATGAGGGGAAATTTGAATTTAGACCTTTAGAACCAGGTTATGGTTTAACAGTTGGAAATGCTTTAAGAAGAGTTTTATTATCTTCATTAGAAGGATTTGCAATTACATCAGTTAGAATTGAAGGTGTAGACCATGAGTTTTCTGCAATTGCAGGTGTAGTTGAAGATGTTACAGAAATCATCTTAAACTTAAAACAAGCTCGTTTTAAAAGACAAATTGAAGATATTGATAACGAATCAATTTCTATTTCTATTTCAGGTCAAGAACAAATTACAGCTGGAGATTTTCAAAAATTTATTTCAGGATTCCAAGTTTTAAATACAGAATTAGTTATCTGTAACTTAGATCCTAAAGTTAATTTCAACATGGAAATCACAATTGAAAAAGGTAGAGGTTATGTACCTGCAGAAGAAAATAAAAAAGCATCTGCACCAATAGGTACAATCTTTACAGATTCAATTTACACACCTATAAAGAATGTTAAGTATAGTATTGAAAACTATCGTGTTGAACAAAAAACGGATTATGAAAAATTAGTTTTTGAAATCATTACTGATGGATCAATTACGCCACAAGATGCTTTAACAGAAGGTGCTAAAACTTTAATTCATCACTTCATGTTATTCTCTGATGAGCGTATTACATTAGAAGCTGACGAAATAGCACAAACTGAAACTTATGATGAAGAATCTCTTCACATGAGACAGTTGCTTAAAACTAAGTTAATCGATATGGATTTATCTGTTCGTGCACTTAACTGTTTAAAAGCTGCAGAAGTAGATACTTTAGGAGATTTAGTATCATTCAATAAAAATGATTTAATGAAATTCAGAAACTTCGGAAAGAAGTCTTTAACAGAGCTTGAAGAGCTTGTAAATGTTAAAGGTTTAAATTTCGGAATGGATTTAAGCAAATATAAATTAGATAAAGATTAA
- the rpsD gene encoding 30S ribosomal protein S4 has translation MARYTGPKTKIARKFGEAIFGEDKSFEKRNYPPGQHGNARRRGKKSEYAIQLMEKQKAKYTYGILERQFRGLFKKARASQGITGEVLLQLCESRLDNVVFRMGIAPTRSGARQLVSHRHITVNGELVNIPSYSLNAGDVVAVREKSKSLEAIERSLSNSSQVYEWITWNTDTKQGTFVSVPARLQIPENINEQFIVELYSK, from the coding sequence ATGGCAAGATATACTGGTCCTAAAACTAAAATAGCACGTAAATTTGGTGAAGCTATTTTTGGAGAAGATAAATCTTTTGAAAAAAGAAATTACCCTCCAGGTCAACACGGAAACGCAAGACGTCGTGGAAAAAAATCTGAATATGCAATCCAATTAATGGAGAAGCAAAAAGCTAAATATACTTATGGTATTTTAGAAAGACAATTCAGAGGTTTATTTAAAAAAGCTAGAGCTTCTCAAGGTATTACAGGTGAAGTTTTATTACAACTTTGTGAGTCTAGATTAGATAACGTAGTTTTTAGAATGGGAATAGCACCTACTAGAAGCGGAGCAAGACAATTAGTTTCTCACAGACACATTACTGTAAATGGTGAGTTGGTAAATATACCTTCTTATTCTTTAAATGCTGGTGATGTTGTTGCTGTAAGAGAAAAATCAAAATCACTTGAAGCTATTGAAAGATCTCTTTCAAACTCAAGTCAAGTTTACGAATGGATTACTTGGAACACAGATACAAAGCAAGGAACTTTTGTTTCTGTTCCTGCGAGACTTCAAATTCCAGAAAACATTAACGAACAATTCATCGTCGAATTATACTCTAAATAA
- the rpsK gene encoding 30S ribosomal protein S11 produces the protein MAKTSTKKRKVIVDAVGEAHVTASFNNIIISLTNKKGDVISWSSAGKMGFRGSKKNTPYAAQLAAEDAAAVAQEAGLKKVKVYVKGPGNGRESAIRSIHNAGIEVTEIIDVTPLPHNGCRPPKRRRV, from the coding sequence ATGGCAAAAACAAGCACAAAAAAACGTAAAGTTATTGTAGATGCTGTTGGAGAGGCTCACGTTACAGCTTCTTTCAATAACATCATTATTTCACTTACCAACAAAAAAGGAGATGTTATTTCATGGTCTTCTGCTGGTAAAATGGGATTTAGAGGTTCTAAGAAAAACACACCTTATGCTGCTCAATTAGCTGCTGAAGATGCTGCAGCTGTAGCACAAGAAGCTGGTTTGAAGAAAGTAAAGGTTTATGTTAAAGGACCAGGAAATGGTAGAGAATCTGCTATTCGTTCTATTCACAATGCAGGAATTGAAGTGACAGAAATTATTGATGTTACTCCATTACCACATAATGGATGTCGTCCTCCAAAAAGAAGAAGAGTTTAA
- the rpsM gene encoding 30S ribosomal protein S13 encodes MARIAGVDIPKNKRGVISLTYIYGIGRSRAKEILAEAKVDESTKVQDWTDDQISGIREAVGTFTIEGELRSETQLNIKRLMDIGCYRGIRHRSGLPLRGQRTKNNSRTRKGRRKTVANKKKATK; translated from the coding sequence ATGGCAAGAATTGCAGGTGTAGACATACCAAAAAACAAAAGAGGAGTTATCTCTTTAACTTATATCTATGGAATAGGTAGAAGTAGAGCAAAAGAAATTTTAGCAGAAGCTAAAGTTGATGAAAGTACTAAAGTTCAAGATTGGACCGATGACCAAATTAGTGGTATTCGTGAAGCTGTTGGAACTTTTACTATCGAAGGTGAATTACGTTCTGAAACACAATTGAACATTAAACGTTTAATGGATATTGGATGTTACAGAGGTATTCGTCATAGATCGGGACTTCCTTTAAGAGGTCAACGTACTAAGAACAACTCTAGAACTAGAAAAGGTAGAAGAAAAACTGTTGCTAACAAGAAAAAAGCAACTAAGTAA
- the rpmJ gene encoding 50S ribosomal protein L36: MSKKRSADCKIVRRKGRLYVINKKNPRFKQRQG; the protein is encoded by the coding sequence ATCAGTAAAAAAAGAAGTGCAGATTGTAAAATCGTGCGTAGAAAAGGTAGACTTTACGTGATAAACAAAAAGAATCCTAGATTTAAACAAAGACAAGGGTAA
- the infA gene encoding translation initiation factor IF-1, which produces MAKQAAIEQDGTIIEALSNAMFRVELENGHIVTAHISGKMRMHYIKLLPGDKVKLEMSPYDLTKARITYRY; this is translated from the coding sequence ATGGCAAAACAGGCAGCAATAGAACAAGACGGCACAATTATAGAAGCATTATCAAATGCGATGTTTCGTGTTGAATTAGAAAATGGTCACATTGTGACAGCGCATATCTCTGGTAAAATGCGTATGCATTATATTAAACTTTTACCAGGAGATAAAGTTAAATTAGAAATGAGTCCTTACGATTTAACGAAGGCTCGAATAACTTATAGATACTAA
- the secY gene encoding preprotein translocase subunit SecY, with amino-acid sequence MKFIESLKNVWKIEELRNRIIVSLSLLLVYRFGAQVVLPGIDASQLGGLADKADGGLLGLLNAFTGGAFANASVFALGIMPYISASIVVQLMGIAIPYLQKLQKEGASGQKKINQITRWLTILICLFQAPGYLASLQPAFGIPSSAFLLGTGFTFYFSSIVILVTGCIFAMWLGEKITDKGIGNGISLLIMVGIIARMPASFVQNYASRIEGGGNGGLMMILIELVVWFVIILAAILLVMAVRKIAVQYARRTASGGYEKSAMAGSRQYIPLKLNASGVMPIIFAQAIMFVPSWIGGSSFLKDSAFGAWLQTNYTDIFGLAYNLTFALLIIVFTYFYTAITVPTNKMADDLKRSGGFIPGIRPGSETSEYLDKIMSQITLPGSIFLALIAVFPAFIVKLMGVQQGWALFFGGTSLIILVGVAIDTMQQVNSYLLNRHYDGLMKTGKNRKAVA; translated from the coding sequence ATGAAATTTATAGAATCATTAAAGAATGTTTGGAAAATAGAAGAACTAAGAAACAGAATCATAGTTAGTTTGAGTCTGTTATTAGTTTATCGTTTTGGTGCACAAGTTGTTTTACCAGGTATTGATGCTTCCCAATTAGGAGGTTTAGCCGATAAAGCTGATGGAGGTTTATTGGGTTTACTTAATGCTTTTACAGGTGGAGCATTTGCAAATGCTTCAGTATTTGCTTTGGGTATTATGCCATACATTTCTGCTTCTATTGTCGTTCAGTTAATGGGAATAGCAATTCCTTATTTACAAAAACTGCAAAAAGAAGGTGCTAGTGGTCAGAAAAAAATTAATCAGATTACACGTTGGTTAACTATTTTGATATGTTTATTTCAAGCTCCAGGATACTTAGCTAGTTTACAACCTGCTTTTGGTATACCATCTTCTGCCTTTTTATTAGGTACAGGATTTACCTTTTATTTCTCATCAATAGTTATTTTGGTAACGGGTTGTATATTTGCAATGTGGTTAGGTGAAAAAATTACAGATAAGGGTATTGGTAATGGTATTTCATTATTAATAATGGTTGGTATTATAGCGCGTATGCCTGCATCATTTGTTCAAAATTATGCTTCTAGAATTGAAGGAGGTGGTAATGGTGGATTAATGATGATTTTAATAGAACTTGTAGTTTGGTTTGTTATCATTCTTGCAGCTATATTACTTGTAATGGCTGTTAGAAAAATAGCGGTACAATATGCTAGAAGAACAGCTTCTGGTGGCTATGAAAAAAGTGCTATGGCTGGATCTAGACAATACATCCCATTAAAGCTTAATGCTTCTGGTGTTATGCCTATCATTTTTGCTCAAGCTATTATGTTTGTGCCGAGTTGGATTGGTGGTTCTTCATTCTTAAAGGATTCTGCTTTTGGAGCATGGTTACAAACAAATTATACTGATATTTTTGGGTTGGCTTACAATTTAACTTTCGCGTTGTTAATAATTGTATTTACATATTTTTATACTGCGATAACAGTACCAACAAATAAAATGGCAGACGATTTAAAACGTAGTGGAGGTTTTATTCCTGGTATTCGTCCAGGTTCTGAAACTTCAGAATATCTAGATAAAATAATGTCCCAAATAACCTTACCGGGGTCTATATTTTTAGCACTTATTGCTGTGTTCCCAGCATTTATAGTTAAACTTATGGGCGTACAACAAGGATGGGCATTGTTCTTTGGAGGTACTTCATTAATAATTTTAGTTGGAGTAGCTATAGATACTATGCAACAAGTAAATTCTTATTTGTTGAATAGACACTATGATGGCTTGATGAAAACAGGTAAAAATAGAAAAGCAGTAGCTTAA
- the rplO gene encoding 50S ribosomal protein L15, with the protein MDLSNLKPAEGSVKNQGKRIGRGQGSGKGGTATRGHKGAKSRSGYSKKLGFEGGQMPLQRRVPKFGFTNINRVEYQGINLDTLQQLVDDKKIKDTVDFELLFSNGLAGKNDLVKILGRGELKAKLKVSAHKFTASAKAAIEAAGGEAVTL; encoded by the coding sequence ATGGATTTAAGTAATTTAAAACCTGCAGAAGGTTCAGTAAAAAATCAAGGAAAAAGAATAGGTAGAGGTCAAGGCTCTGGTAAAGGTGGTACTGCAACTCGTGGTCACAAAGGTGCTAAGTCTCGTTCTGGTTATTCTAAGAAATTAGGATTTGAAGGTGGTCAAATGCCGCTTCAAAGACGTGTTCCTAAATTTGGTTTTACTAATATTAACCGTGTAGAATATCAAGGTATCAATTTAGATACATTACAACAATTGGTTGATGATAAGAAAATAAAGGATACAGTAGATTTCGAATTATTGTTCTCAAACGGTTTAGCTGGAAAAAATGATCTAGTTAAAATTTTAGGTAGAGGAGAATTAAAAGCTAAATTAAAAGTATCTGCTCATAAGTTTACTGCTTCAGCAAAAGCTGCTATTGAAGCTGCAGGAGGAGAAGCTGTAACTTTATAA
- the rpmD gene encoding 50S ribosomal protein L30 — protein sequence MAKIKVTKVKSAINRPQRQKRTLEALGLKKIGQVKEHEATPNILGMVAKVSHLVSVEETK from the coding sequence ATGGCAAAAATTAAAGTAACAAAAGTTAAAAGCGCAATCAATCGTCCGCAAAGACAAAAAAGAACTTTAGAAGCTCTTGGTCTTAAAAAGATTGGTCAAGTAAAAGAGCATGAAGCTACACCAAATATACTTGGTATGGTTGCTAAAGTTTCACATTTAGTTTCTGTTGAAGAAACAAAATAA
- the rpsE gene encoding 30S ribosomal protein S5, whose product MFQKYKSAELVKPGGLDLKDRLVGVQRVTKVTKGGRAFGFSAIVVVGDEAGVVGQGLGKSKDVASAIAKAVEDAKKNLVRIPIIKGTLPHEQKGKYGGARVNIIPAAPGTGVIAGGAVRTVLEAVGIHDVLSKSQGSSNPHNVVKATFDALLQLRDANAIARDRGISLEQVFNA is encoded by the coding sequence ATGTTTCAAAAATATAAAAGTGCAGAGTTAGTAAAACCAGGTGGATTAGATCTTAAAGATCGTTTAGTTGGTGTACAAAGAGTTACTAAAGTAACTAAAGGTGGTAGAGCATTTGGTTTTTCAGCAATCGTTGTGGTTGGTGATGAAGCAGGTGTTGTAGGACAAGGTTTAGGAAAATCTAAAGACGTTGCTAGTGCAATTGCAAAAGCTGTTGAAGATGCTAAGAAAAATCTTGTGAGAATTCCTATCATAAAAGGAACTTTACCACACGAACAAAAAGGTAAATACGGTGGTGCAAGAGTAAACATTATTCCTGCAGCTCCTGGTACAGGAGTTATTGCTGGTGGTGCTGTTAGAACAGTACTTGAGGCAGTTGGAATACATGATGTATTATCTAAATCACAAGGGTCTTCAAATCCTCATAATGTTGTAAAAGCTACTTTTGATGCTTTATTACAATTAAGAGATGCGAATGCTATTGCTAGAGATAGAGGTATTTCACTTGAACAAGTTTTTAACGCTTAA
- the rplR gene encoding 50S ribosomal protein L18 gives MALTKNQRRIRIKNRIRKIVSGTETKPRLAVFRSNKEIYAQIIDDVSGKTISAASSRDKDISSAKANKSEVATLVGKAVAEKALKAGVETIAFDRGGYLYHGRVKSLAEGAREAGLKF, from the coding sequence ATGGCATTAACAAAGAATCAAAGAAGAATAAGAATTAAGAACAGAATTCGTAAAATTGTTTCTGGAACAGAAACAAAACCAAGATTAGCTGTTTTTAGAAGCAATAAAGAAATTTATGCTCAAATAATTGATGATGTATCTGGTAAAACTATCAGTGCTGCATCTTCAAGAGATAAAGATATTAGTTCTGCTAAAGCAAATAAATCAGAAGTGGCTACTCTAGTAGGTAAAGCTGTTGCTGAAAAAGCTTTAAAGGCAGGTGTAGAAACGATCGCTTTTGATAGAGGCGGATATTTATATCACGGTAGAGTAAAATCATTAGCTGAAGGAGCCAGAGAGGCAGGACTTAAATTCTAA
- the rplF gene encoding 50S ribosomal protein L6 codes for MSRIGNNPVAIPEGVTVDVKDSVVTVKGKLGELTQNYDSIEIKVEDGSVWVTRSSDSKDQKAKHGLYRSLMHNMIEGVSKGWTKELELVGVGYRASNQGQKLDLALGFSHNIILNVAPEVTVETISEKGKNPIVKLTSFDKQLVGQVAAKIRGFRRPEPYKGKGVKFVGEEIRRKAGKSA; via the coding sequence ATGTCAAGAATAGGAAATAATCCAGTAGCCATTCCAGAAGGTGTAACAGTTGACGTTAAAGATAGCGTAGTAACTGTAAAAGGAAAATTAGGAGAGTTAACACAAAATTACGATTCTATTGAAATAAAAGTAGAAGACGGTAGCGTATGGGTTACTCGTTCTTCTGATTCTAAAGATCAAAAAGCTAAACATGGTTTATATAGATCATTAATGCATAACATGATTGAAGGTGTATCTAAAGGATGGACTAAAGAATTAGAATTGGTTGGTGTTGGTTATAGAGCATCAAACCAAGGTCAGAAATTAGATTTAGCCTTAGGATTTTCTCATAATATTATTTTGAATGTAGCTCCAGAAGTCACTGTAGAGACTATTTCAGAAAAAGGAAAAAACCCGATTGTTAAACTAACCTCGTTTGATAAACAACTTGTAGGACAAGTAGCTGCGAAAATTCGTGGTTTTAGAAGACCAGAACCTTACAAAGGTAAAGGTGTTAAGTTTGTTGGTGAGGAAATAAGAAGAAAAGCAGGTAAATCAGCTTAA
- the rpsH gene encoding 30S ribosomal protein S8: MYTDPIADYLTRIRNAVRANHRVVEIPASNLKKDITKILFEQGYILSYKFDDSSVQGTIKIALKYNKETKEPVIKKLQRISTPGLRKYAGANDLPRILNGLGIAIVSTSHGVMTGKQAKRDNVGGEVLCYVY; the protein is encoded by the coding sequence ATGTATACAGATCCAATCGCGGATTATCTTACGAGAATTAGAAATGCAGTGCGTGCTAACCACAGAGTGGTTGAAATACCTGCATCTAATTTGAAAAAAGACATTACTAAAATATTATTCGAACAAGGATATATTTTAAGTTATAAGTTTGATGATTCATCAGTACAAGGAACAATTAAAATTGCTCTTAAGTACAACAAAGAAACAAAAGAACCAGTAATTAAGAAACTTCAAAGAATTAGTACACCAGGTTTACGTAAGTATGCAGGTGCTAATGACTTACCTAGAATCCTTAATGGTCTTGGTATTGCTATTGTCTCTACTTCACATGGAGTAATGACAGGTAAACAAGCCAAAAGAGATAATGTAGGTGGAGAAGTTTTATGTTACGTTTACTAA
- the rpsN gene encoding 30S ribosomal protein S14: MAKESMKAREVKRAKTVAKYAEKRKALKEAGDYEALQKLPKNASPIRMHNRCKLTGRPKGYMRTFGISRVTFREMANQGLIPGVRKASW, encoded by the coding sequence ATGGCTAAAGAATCAATGAAAGCCCGTGAGGTAAAAAGAGCTAAAACAGTAGCAAAATATGCTGAAAAACGTAAAGCTTTAAAAGAAGCTGGAGATTATGAAGCATTACAAAAGTTACCAAAAAATGCTTCTCCAATTCGCATGCATAATAGATGTAAATTAACTGGAAGACCTAAAGGATATATGAGAACTTTCGGTATATCTCGTGTAACTTTCAGAGAAATGGCTAACCAAGGTTTAATACCAGGTGTTAGAAAAGCAAGTTGGTAA
- the rplE gene encoding 50S ribosomal protein L5 yields MAYSPRLKEEYKSKIIAALTDEFGYKNVMQVPKLTKIVISKGVGAAVADKKLIDYAVEEVTTISGQKAISTLSKKDVASFKLRKGMPIGVKVTLRGEKMYEFLDRLVTSALPRVRDFNGIKATGFDGRGNYNLGITEQIIFPEINIDKVNKISGMDITFVTTAETDKEAKSLLTELGLPFQKN; encoded by the coding sequence ATGGCATATTCACCTAGACTTAAAGAAGAGTATAAAAGCAAAATAATTGCTGCTCTTACAGACGAATTTGGATATAAGAATGTAATGCAAGTTCCTAAACTTACTAAGATAGTAATATCTAAAGGAGTTGGAGCAGCAGTTGCAGACAAAAAGTTAATCGACTACGCTGTAGAAGAAGTAACTACTATATCTGGACAAAAAGCGATATCTACATTATCTAAAAAGGATGTTGCATCTTTTAAATTACGTAAAGGCATGCCAATTGGTGTGAAAGTTACTTTACGTGGTGAAAAAATGTATGAGTTTTTAGATCGTTTAGTAACTTCTGCACTTCCACGTGTTAGAGATTTTAACGGTATTAAAGCTACAGGATTTGATGGACGTGGTAATTACAATTTAGGAATTACTGAACAAATTATTTTTCCAGAGATAAATATTGATAAAGTCAATAAAATATCAGGTATGGATATTACATTTGTAACGACTGCAGAAACTGATAAAGAAGCAAAATCATTATTAACCGAATTAGGATTACCTTTTCAAAAGAACTAA
- the rplX gene encoding 50S ribosomal protein L24, translating into MGKLKIKTGDTVKVIAGDHKGSEGKVQKVLIEKNKAIVEGVNMVKKHTKPSAQNPQGGIVEKEAAIHISNLSLLTSKGETTRIGYRVEGDKKVRFSTKSNEVI; encoded by the coding sequence ATGGGAAAGCTTAAAATAAAAACTGGAGATACTGTAAAAGTAATTGCTGGAGATCATAAAGGATCAGAAGGTAAAGTACAAAAAGTATTGATAGAAAAGAACAAGGCGATTGTTGAGGGTGTAAACATGGTTAAGAAACATACTAAACCAAGTGCACAAAATCCTCAAGGAGGAATCGTAGAGAAAGAAGCTGCTATTCATATTTCTAATTTATCATTGTTAACTTCAAAAGGAGAAACAACAAGAATTGGTTATAGAGTAGAAGGCGATAAAAAAGTAAGATTTTCAACAAAATCTAATGAAGTAATATAG
- the rplN gene encoding 50S ribosomal protein L14, with the protein MLQQESRIKVADNTGAKEVLVIRVLGGTKRRYASVGDKIVVSVKDATPNGNIKKKAVSTAVVVRTKKEVRRPDGSYIRFDDNACVLLNPTGEMRGTRVFGPVARELRDKQFMKIVSLAPEVL; encoded by the coding sequence ATGTTACAACAAGAATCAAGAATAAAAGTAGCAGACAACACTGGAGCAAAAGAAGTTTTAGTTATCCGTGTTTTAGGAGGAACTAAAAGAAGATATGCTTCTGTAGGTGATAAGATAGTTGTTTCTGTTAAGGATGCAACTCCTAATGGAAACATTAAGAAAAAAGCAGTTTCTACAGCAGTTGTTGTGCGTACTAAGAAAGAAGTAAGAAGACCAGACGGATCTTATATAAGATTTGACGATAATGCTTGTGTTTTATTAAACCCAACGGGTGAGATGAGAGGTACACGTGTATTTGGTCCTGTTGCTAGAGAGCTTCGTGATAAACAATTCATGAAGATTGTATCATTAGCACCAGAGGTGCTTTAA
- the rpsQ gene encoding 30S ribosomal protein S17 — protein METRNLRKERIGVVTSNKMQKSIVVAEVKKVKHPMYGKFVLKTKKYVAHDETNDCNIGDTVKIMETRPLSKSKCWRLVEIIERAK, from the coding sequence ATGGAAACAAGAAATTTAAGAAAAGAACGTATAGGAGTTGTTACTAGTAACAAAATGCAAAAATCAATAGTTGTTGCAGAGGTTAAAAAAGTAAAGCACCCTATGTATGGTAAGTTCGTGTTAAAAACAAAAAAATATGTTGCGCACGACGAAACGAACGATTGTAATATTGGAGATACTGTAAAGATCATGGAAACAAGACCTTTAAGTAAATCTAAATGTTGGAGATTAGTTGAAATAATAGAAAGAGCTAAGTAA
- the rpmC gene encoding 50S ribosomal protein L29 gives MKQSEIKELSVAELQEKLGETKKSYSDLKLAHAISPLENPIQLRSIRRTVARIATELTKRELQ, from the coding sequence ATGAAACAATCAGAAATTAAAGAATTATCTGTAGCTGAGTTACAAGAGAAACTTGGTGAAACAAAAAAGAGTTATTCAGACCTAAAATTGGCTCATGCAATATCTCCTTTAGAAAATCCAATTCAATTACGTTCAATTAGAAGAACTGTAGCTAGAATTGCGACTGAATTAACTAAAAGAGAATTACAATAA
- the rplP gene encoding 50S ribosomal protein L16 — MLQPKRTKFRKQQKGRMKGLSQRGNQLSNGTFGIKVLDSTFLTSRQIEAARIAATRYMKREGQLWIKVFPDKPITKKPLEVRMGKGKGAVEYWVAVCKPGRVIFEIGGVPLDVAKEALRLAAQKLPVKTKFLIARDYEA, encoded by the coding sequence ATGTTACAGCCTAAAAGAACAAAATTTCGTAAACAGCAAAAGGGACGTATGAAAGGTCTTTCTCAAAGAGGAAACCAACTTTCAAACGGAACTTTTGGAATAAAAGTGTTAGATTCAACGTTTTTGACATCTCGTCAAATTGAAGCAGCTCGTATTGCCGCTACACGTTACATGAAAAGAGAAGGGCAACTTTGGATAAAAGTATTTCCAGACAAGCCAATTACAAAAAAGCCTCTTGAAGTACGTATGGGTAAAGGTAAAGGTGCCGTTGAATACTGGGTTGCAGTATGTAAACCAGGAAGAGTAATTTTTGAAATTGGAGGTGTACCTCTAGATGTAGCTAAAGAAGCATTACGCTTAGCAGCTCAAAAATTGCCAGTAAAAACTAAGTTTTTAATCGCTAGAGATTACGAAGCATAA
- the rpsC gene encoding 30S ribosomal protein S3, which yields MGQKTNPIGNRLGIIRGWESNWYGGNDYGDKLAEDDKIRKYVHARLSKASVSRVIIERTLKLVTVTITTARPGIIIGKGGQEVDKLKEELKKITGKEVQINIFEIKRPELDAFLVGSSIARQIENRISYRRAIKMAIAATMRMNAEGIKIQISGRLNGAEMARSEHYKEGRIPLSTFRADIDYALVEAHTTYGRLGVKVWIMKGEVYGKRELSPLVGMSKKQGKGGAGGRGGNNKSNPRRRK from the coding sequence ATGGGACAAAAAACAAATCCAATCGGGAATCGCTTAGGTATTATCAGAGGATGGGAATCTAACTGGTACGGAGGTAATGATTATGGAGATAAGCTTGCCGAAGACGATAAAATTAGAAAATATGTTCACGCACGTTTATCTAAAGCTAGTGTTAGTAGAGTAATTATCGAAAGAACTCTTAAACTTGTAACCGTTACTATCACAACGGCTCGCCCAGGTATCATTATTGGTAAAGGCGGTCAAGAGGTAGACAAGTTAAAAGAAGAACTTAAGAAAATTACTGGAAAAGAAGTTCAGATTAATATCTTTGAAATTAAAAGACCTGAACTTGATGCATTTTTAGTAGGATCTAGCATTGCTCGTCAAATTGAAAACAGAATTTCATACAGACGTGCTATTAAAATGGCTATTGCTGCTACAATGCGTATGAATGCTGAAGGGATTAAAATCCAGATTAGTGGTCGTTTAAATGGAGCTGAAATGGCACGTTCTGAACACTACAAAGAAGGACGTATTCCTTTATCAACTTTTAGAGCCGATATTGATTATGCTTTAGTTGAGGCACATACTACTTATGGTAGATTAGGTGTTAAAGTATGGATCATGAAAGGTGAAGTATATGGTAAAAGAGAACTTTCTCCGCTTGTTGGAATGTCCAAAAAGCAAGGAAAAGGTGGAGCCGGAGGACGTGGTGGAAATAATAAATCGAACCCTCGTCGTAGAAAGTAA